A part of Dreissena polymorpha isolate Duluth1 chromosome 13, UMN_Dpol_1.0, whole genome shotgun sequence genomic DNA contains:
- the LOC127856191 gene encoding keratin-associated protein 5-1-like, producing MDTFQLKTRSKSTGLYSGGKYRCEATMSCTQCGGQCLPGCCKMGNGGNSAGMGGCGCDGKSAGGDKADSGKGGDSGGGDRGAGGAGEGGGKDDNGRCCVLQNR from the exons ATGGATACTTTTCAACTAAAAACACG ATCGAAATCGACAGGACTCTACAGCGGGGGCAAGTACCGGTGTGAGGCCACGATGTCTTGTACGCAGTGTGGGGGACAGTGTTTGCCAGGATGTTGTAAAATGGGCAACGGGGGAAACAGTGCCGGCATGGGAGGTTGCGGTTGTGATGGGAAATCCGCAGGAGGCGATAAAGCTGACAGTGGGAAAGGCGGTGATAGTGGTGGAGGAGACAGAGGTGCTGGAGGCGCGGGTGAAGGGGGTGGAAAGGACGATAATGGGAGATGTTGTGTCCTGCAGAATCGATGA